A genome region from Solanum pennellii chromosome 12, SPENNV200 includes the following:
- the LOC107005788 gene encoding FCS-Like Zinc finger 14-like produces MAEVRGRKKILSIDLSLFAPTDIINSPKSTKSPNKFEEPNGVVGLGIVAALSNNQKCNKPPILVISPRPTSTTPIPISGNNNFYNKIKKKPTIEEMEMCEEYTRVISHVGSNLVKKMEYYDDQFLGNGYHKTGIAAASAPPDAFRAADFLNICSLCHKHLEGLDIFIYRGEKAFCSSECRLKQISIDEHKEKCGSLAMKSPEFSASPRSGTMQFSGGVAVA; encoded by the exons atggctGAAGTGAGGGGTCGTAAGAAGATATTATCCATCGATCTTTCCCTTTTTGCCCCCACTGATATCATTAATTCACCTAAATCTACCAAATCTCCAAACAAATTTGAAGAACCTAATGGTGTTGTTGGCCTTGGTATTGTTGCAGCATTGTCCAATAATCAGAAATGTAATAAACCTCCAATTCTGGTTATTTCGCCAAGACCAACTTCGACGACGCCGATACCAATTTCGGGtaacaataatttttataataagataaagaaaaaaCCTACTATTGAGGAAATGGAGATGTGTGAAGAGTATACTCGTGTGATTTCTCATGTTGGTTCCAATTTGGTTAAGAAAATGGAATATTATGATGATCAATTTCTGGGAAATGGGTATCATAAAACTGGTATTGCTGCTGCCTCTGCTCCTCCTGATGCTTTTAGGGCTGCGGATTTCCTTAATATTTGCTCTTTATGCCATAAGCACCTTGAGGGGTTGGACATTTTCATTTACAG AGGAGAGAAGGCATTTTGTAGCTCAGAGTGCCGTTTGAAACAAATCTCAATCGATGAACATAAAGAGAAGTGTGGTTCTTTAGCCATGAAATCGCCCGAGTTCTCTGCCTCTCCTCGCTCTGGAACAATGCAGTTTTCCGGTGGTGTTGCTGTGGCATAA
- the LOC107007052 gene encoding MADS-box transcription factor PHERES 2-like has product MATKRLRDTRNYSENARTSILDRRVTSLFKKVEELSILCDIEVAIIIFKPGSIQPIAWKSASLAQDVLTRYLSCEANDEIKSIVKHETYLQKKAKKKEKEISKLEKMNEEKEMELLFNQLVEGKNINELDARQMKGLLKVCAAKTARINERKEQLKQPLNPPSNNENVILPASPTGDLFNDSWFIETMTSLGYGSGIRYGSGTKSAPTKGNDTNVGDNGHSKDLD; this is encoded by the coding sequence ATGGCTACAAAAAGGCTTAGGGATACTAGGAATTATAGTGAAAATGCTAGGACCTCCATCTTAGATAGAAGAGTAACAAGTTTGTTTAAGAAAGTAGAAGAACTCTCTATTCTGTGTGATATAGAAGTcgctataattatttttaagccAGGGAGTATCCAACCCATTGCTTGGAAATCTGCAAGTCTGGCTCAGGATGTCTTAACAAGGTATTTAAGTTGTGAAGCGAATGATGAGATTAAAAGTATTGTCAAACATGAAACCTATCTTCAAaagaaagcaaaaaagaaagaaaaagaaattagcaaattagagaaaatgaatGAGGAGAAGGAAATGGAGCTCCTTTTCAACCAACTAGTGGagggaaaaaatattaatgaactTGATGCAAGACAAATGAAAGGTTTGTTAAAGGTGTGTGCTGCTAAAACGGCTAGAATAAATGAAAGAAAGGAACAACTGAAACAACCTCTAAATCCTCCATCTAACAACGAAAATGTCATCCTACCAGCAAGTCCAACAGGAGATTTATTCAATGACTCGTGGTTTATTGAGACGATGACTTCCTTAGGGTATGGAAGTGGTATAAGGTATGGAAGTGGTACAAAGTCTGCACCAACAAAAGGCAATGACACCAATGTTGGAGATAATGGACATTCCAAGGATCTCGATTGA
- the LOC107007085 gene encoding MADS-box transcription factor PHERES 2-like, translated as MATKRLRYNRNYSENARNSILDRRVTSLFKKAEELSILCDIEVAMIIFKPGSIQPIAWKSASLAQDVLTRYLSCEANDRINIVKHETYLQKKAKKKEKEISKLEKMNEEKEMELLFNQLVEGKSINELDARQMKSLLKVCAAKAVKINERKEQLKQPLNLPSNNENITVSASLMGVSFNDSWFIETMATLGDESGTKSAPTKANNTNFGDNGRFKDLD; from the coding sequence ATGGCTACAAAAAGGCTTAGGTATAATAGGAATTATAGTGAAAACGCGAGGAACTCCATCTTAGATAGAAGAGTAACAAGTTTGTTTAAGAAAGCAGAAGAACTCTCTATTCTGTGTGATATAGAAGTTGCTATGATTATTTTTAAGCCAGGGAGTATCCAACCCATTGCTTGGAAATCTGCAAGTCTGGCTCAGGATGTCTTAACAAGGTATTTAAGTTGTGAAGCGAATGATAGGATTAATATTGTCAAACATGAAACCTATCTTCAAAAGAAAgcgaaaaagaaagaaaaagaaattagcaaattagagaaaatgaatGAGGAGAAGGAAATGGAACTCCTCTTCAACCAACTAGTGGAGGGAAAGAGTATTAATGAACTTGATGCAAGACAAATGAAAAGTTTGTTAAAGGTGTGTGCTGCTAAAGCggttaaaataaatgaaagaaaggAACAACTGAAACAACCTCTAAATCTTCCATCCAACAACGAAAATATCACCGTATCAGCAAGCCTAATGGGAGTTTCATTCAATGACTCGTGGTTTATTGAGACTATGGCTACATTAGGGGATGAAAGTGGTACAAAATCTGCGCCAACAAAAGCCAATAACACCAACTTTGGAGATAATGGACGTTTCAAGGATCTCGATTGA